The proteins below are encoded in one region of Synechococcus sp. MU1643:
- a CDS encoding DUF2862 domain-containing protein yields the protein MSQADAISIGSKVRVTRVRDRIPQAMVELLKNDANGTVKDFRTVDGKGIGVVVELSDGSTSWFFEDEIAAA from the coding sequence ATGTCCCAGGCTGACGCCATCTCGATCGGCTCCAAGGTTCGCGTAACCCGCGTTAGGGATCGCATTCCCCAGGCCATGGTTGAGCTTCTGAAGAATGATGCCAACGGCACGGTGAAGGATTTCCGCACCGTCGACGGCAAAGGAATCGGTGTCGTTGTTGAGCTCAGCGATGGCTCAACCAGCTGGTTCTTCGAAGACGAAATCGCCGCAGCCTGA
- the chlG gene encoding chlorophyll synthase ChlG: protein MSDARQLLGMKGASGTTNIWKLRLQLMKPVTWIPLIWGVICGAAASGNYEWRIDHVLAAFACMLMSGPLLAGFTQTINDYYDREIDAINEPYRPIPSGAIPLGQVKLQIWVLLLAGLGVSYGLDRWAGHTTPVVFLLALGGSFVSYIYSAPPLKLKQNGWLGNYALGASYIALPWWAGQALFGQLTWGTALLTLAYSLAGLGIAVVNDFKSVEGDRELGLQSLPVVFGIERASWISAGMIDVFQLAMVAVLIGIGQHFAAVLLVLLIVPQITFQDIWLLRDPVAFDVKYQASAQPFLVLGMLVTALAVGHSPLTQVM, encoded by the coding sequence GTGAGCGACGCGCGTCAGCTGCTTGGGATGAAAGGTGCCTCGGGCACCACCAACATCTGGAAGCTGCGGCTGCAGCTGATGAAACCGGTCACCTGGATCCCCTTGATCTGGGGGGTGATCTGTGGGGCAGCAGCCAGCGGTAACTACGAGTGGCGTATTGACCACGTGCTCGCAGCCTTTGCCTGCATGTTGATGAGCGGCCCCTTGCTGGCAGGTTTCACCCAGACCATCAACGACTACTACGACCGCGAGATCGACGCGATCAACGAGCCCTACCGGCCGATCCCCTCGGGAGCGATTCCCTTGGGTCAGGTCAAGCTGCAGATCTGGGTGCTGCTCCTCGCTGGTTTAGGCGTGTCCTACGGACTCGACCGATGGGCGGGACACACCACTCCTGTGGTCTTTTTGCTGGCGTTGGGTGGCTCCTTTGTGAGCTACATCTATTCAGCACCGCCACTGAAGCTTAAGCAGAACGGTTGGCTGGGCAACTACGCCCTCGGTGCGAGCTACATCGCTTTGCCCTGGTGGGCCGGCCAGGCCCTATTTGGCCAGCTCACCTGGGGCACAGCACTGCTCACCCTGGCCTACAGCCTCGCGGGTCTCGGGATTGCTGTAGTGAACGACTTCAAAAGCGTTGAAGGCGACCGTGAACTCGGACTTCAGTCGTTGCCAGTGGTGTTTGGCATCGAGCGAGCCAGCTGGATCAGCGCCGGAATGATTGATGTTTTTCAGCTGGCGATGGTTGCCGTCTTGATCGGGATCGGCCAGCATTTTGCAGCGGTTCTGCTGGTGCTGTTGATCGTTCCTCAGATCACCTTCCAGGACATCTGGTTGTTGAGAGACCCCGTGGCCTTTGACGTCAAATATCAGGCCAGTGCCCAGCCCTTCCTTGTTCTTGGCATGCTGGTGACCGCTCTGGCTGTGGGCCACAGCCCCTTGACCCAGGTGATGTGA
- a CDS encoding PBP1A family penicillin-binding protein: protein MKRSRLHWALITGTAAAVGVGAALGMRALTELVDATLPDARVIASFNRPGTITLLSTNGKVIQKLGPATREKVKPGAMPPTVAEAFIAAEDRRFYQHDGVDGWGIARAIVTNVRQGSVREGASTITQQLARTVFLSQDRTITRKLKEAALAMKLERQLSKQQILEQYLNYVYLGSGAYGIADAAWIYFSKTPEQLTVPEAAMIAGLPPAPSIYSPLVNPDLAKEQRSIVLDRMAQAGFISTSEADRVRNSPLDLKPATPKYFNSSAPYFTTWIAQELPKFLTPEQLEVGGVKVRTSLNLDWQKKAQQVIRANAPFDTEGAMVSIDPGNGLVRVMVGGKDFSKSQFNRTILALRSPGSTFKLFPYAAAIDRGMKPETKVFDAKRCWNGYCPKNFGDKYYGNISLADALKNSLNTVAVQLQDIVGFEAVIDIANNFNIGTERPLGKYYPMAIGAYEQTILDMTAAYAGMTNRGVFFTPSPIEEIRGPKNELIWSRRLSDNRGKRAIDSDVADTMNWMLQRVVTGGTGIAAKLDDRQVAGKTGTSENTRDLWFIGSIPQLTTGVWFGYDDDRATKSTSGEAAWAWKQFMLQIKDEIPVRAFPDKPKTKRKVRLAVDPKTIAKPPKTKPEQKQNGNGEPDAAQPTVETDLPALTPIAHPARQTPYLWRNNTPDRNVDRQGRRWTRD from the coding sequence GTGAAGCGTTCCCGCCTGCACTGGGCTCTGATCACCGGCACAGCAGCTGCGGTGGGTGTGGGAGCTGCCTTGGGCATGCGCGCTTTGACAGAGCTGGTGGACGCCACGCTTCCGGATGCCCGAGTGATTGCCAGCTTCAATCGGCCGGGAACGATCACCCTGCTCTCCACCAATGGCAAGGTGATTCAGAAGCTGGGGCCAGCAACGCGAGAAAAGGTGAAGCCCGGTGCGATGCCGCCAACGGTGGCTGAGGCTTTCATTGCAGCCGAAGACCGGCGTTTTTATCAACACGACGGTGTGGATGGCTGGGGCATCGCCAGGGCCATCGTCACCAACGTCCGCCAGGGTTCTGTTCGGGAAGGGGCCAGCACCATCACCCAGCAGCTGGCTCGAACCGTCTTTTTGAGCCAAGACCGCACAATCACCCGCAAACTCAAGGAAGCGGCTCTGGCCATGAAGCTGGAGCGCCAGCTGAGCAAGCAGCAGATCCTCGAGCAGTACCTCAACTACGTCTACCTGGGGTCTGGCGCCTATGGCATAGCCGATGCGGCCTGGATCTACTTCTCCAAAACCCCAGAGCAGCTCACGGTTCCTGAAGCAGCCATGATCGCTGGGCTGCCGCCTGCGCCATCGATTTATTCACCCCTGGTGAACCCAGATCTGGCCAAGGAGCAGCGTTCGATTGTTCTGGATCGCATGGCCCAGGCCGGGTTTATCTCCACCAGCGAGGCGGATCGTGTTCGCAACAGCCCCCTTGACCTAAAGCCAGCAACACCCAAGTACTTCAACAGTTCAGCGCCTTACTTCACAACCTGGATTGCCCAGGAGCTACCCAAGTTCTTGACGCCCGAACAACTGGAAGTGGGCGGGGTCAAGGTGCGCACCAGCCTGAATCTCGACTGGCAAAAGAAAGCTCAGCAAGTGATTCGGGCCAATGCCCCCTTCGACACAGAAGGCGCGATGGTTTCGATCGATCCCGGCAACGGACTGGTGCGGGTGATGGTGGGGGGCAAGGATTTCTCCAAGAGTCAGTTCAACCGCACCATCCTGGCGTTGCGTTCTCCGGGCTCCACCTTCAAGCTTTTTCCCTACGCAGCGGCCATTGATCGGGGCATGAAACCCGAGACCAAGGTGTTTGATGCGAAGCGTTGCTGGAATGGCTACTGCCCTAAAAACTTTGGCGATAAGTACTACGGCAACATCTCCCTTGCCGATGCCCTGAAGAATTCACTCAACACGGTGGCGGTCCAACTGCAAGACATCGTTGGATTTGAAGCCGTCATTGACATTGCCAACAACTTCAACATCGGCACCGAGCGACCTCTCGGCAAGTACTACCCCATGGCCATCGGGGCCTACGAACAAACCATCCTCGACATGACTGCGGCCTATGCAGGAATGACCAATCGCGGAGTGTTCTTCACACCAAGCCCCATTGAAGAAATTCGTGGGCCCAAGAATGAATTGATTTGGAGCCGGCGACTGAGCGACAACCGAGGCAAGCGGGCGATTGATAGTGATGTGGCAGACACCATGAACTGGATGCTGCAACGGGTGGTGACCGGAGGCACCGGCATCGCCGCAAAACTCGACGATCGCCAGGTGGCTGGAAAGACGGGAACGTCAGAAAACACCCGTGACCTCTGGTTCATCGGCTCGATTCCTCAGCTCACAACGGGCGTCTGGTTCGGATACGACGATGACCGCGCCACCAAGAGCACCAGCGGCGAGGCCGCATGGGCTTGGAAGCAATTCATGCTTCAAATCAAGGACGAGATCCCTGTCCGCGCCTTCCCCGACAAACCAAAGACGAAGCGAAAAGTGCGTTTGGCTGTCGATCCGAAAACGATTGCCAAGCCACCGAAAACCAAACCGGAGCAGAAGCAGAATGGCAACGGCGAGCCTGATGCAGCTCAACCAACGGTTGAGACAGACCTGCCCGCTCTCACCCCCATCGCACATCCTGCTCGCCAGACGCCCTATCTCTGGAGAAACAACACGCCAGACCGCAACGTTGATCGCCAAGGACGTCGCTGGACCCGAGATTGA
- a CDS encoding 16S rRNA (cytosine(967)-C(5))-methyltransferase, whose product MVLLSDSAPIGLLPRRLAWDVLQAVAAGAYADVALERVLRERDLKPSDRGLVTELAYGAIRQRHTLDAWLDRLGKVPAAKQPPKLRWLLHVGLYQLLLMERIPDSAAVNTAVELAKASKGLTRLAPVVNGVLRAALRAREAGETLQLPNDLAAQLAQAHSLPDWFTQLLIEWRGAEGAAAVASACNRVPDLDLRVNRLRSSPSQVQQDLAAAGINSEPIVDCPDGLRISGHSGDLRHWPGYADGHWCVQDCSAQWIAPLLDPKPGDRILDACAAPGGKATHLAELVGDQAEIWAVDRSAGRLKRVAANAARLGLASINALAADAVNLLEQRPQWRESFQRILIDAPCSGLGTLARHPDARWRVTPQSIRGLLPQQRAILDGLLPLLAPGGSLVYATCTIHPDENQAQIQALLKRHPTMRLEEESQRWPDQSGGGDGFYSAVLQRV is encoded by the coding sequence GTGGTGCTCTTGTCTGATTCGGCTCCGATTGGGCTGCTGCCGCGCCGTCTTGCCTGGGATGTGTTGCAGGCGGTTGCGGCTGGGGCCTACGCCGATGTGGCACTGGAGCGGGTGCTGCGGGAGCGTGACCTCAAGCCTTCCGATCGAGGCTTGGTGACCGAGCTGGCCTATGGCGCCATCCGCCAACGGCACACTCTCGATGCCTGGCTGGATCGGTTGGGCAAGGTGCCGGCCGCGAAGCAACCGCCCAAGCTGCGCTGGCTGTTGCATGTGGGTCTCTATCAACTGCTGTTGATGGAGCGGATTCCAGATTCAGCAGCGGTGAACACCGCTGTGGAGTTGGCCAAAGCCAGCAAGGGATTGACCCGGCTGGCCCCTGTGGTGAATGGGGTTCTTCGGGCAGCGCTGCGGGCGCGGGAGGCCGGCGAAACCCTGCAGCTGCCCAACGATCTGGCGGCCCAGCTGGCCCAGGCCCATTCCTTGCCGGATTGGTTCACTCAGTTGTTGATCGAGTGGCGCGGGGCGGAGGGGGCCGCGGCGGTGGCGAGCGCCTGCAACCGTGTGCCGGACCTGGATTTGCGGGTGAATCGGTTGCGATCGAGCCCTTCGCAGGTGCAGCAGGATCTGGCCGCGGCTGGCATCAACAGTGAGCCCATCGTTGATTGTCCTGATGGCCTGCGCATCTCTGGGCATAGCGGCGATCTGCGCCACTGGCCCGGCTATGCAGATGGCCATTGGTGTGTGCAGGATTGCTCGGCGCAATGGATTGCACCTCTGCTCGACCCCAAGCCAGGAGATCGCATACTGGATGCTTGCGCTGCGCCGGGGGGGAAAGCCACCCATTTGGCGGAGTTGGTGGGGGATCAGGCGGAGATCTGGGCTGTGGACCGTTCAGCCGGACGGCTCAAGCGCGTTGCGGCGAATGCTGCCCGGTTGGGCCTCGCCTCCATCAATGCTCTGGCAGCGGATGCTGTCAATCTCTTGGAGCAGCGCCCTCAATGGCGTGAATCCTTCCAGCGGATTTTGATCGATGCCCCTTGTTCGGGGCTTGGAACCCTTGCCCGTCACCCCGATGCCCGTTGGCGGGTGACGCCGCAATCCATTCGTGGACTTTTGCCCCAACAACGGGCCATTTTGGATGGGCTTCTGCCGTTGTTGGCTCCCGGAGGATCGTTGGTGTATGCCACCTGCACCATTCATCCCGATGAAAATCAGGCACAGATCCAGGCTTTGTTGAAGCGCCACCCAACGATGCGTTTGGAGGAGGAGAGCCAGCGCTGGCCGGATCAATCCGGGGGGGGGGACGGGTTCTACTCGGCTGTGCTTCAGCGGGTCTAG
- a CDS encoding MGMT family protein, protein MERIPHGRLATYGQIAELIGAFGCARQVGWALRRLKLPSPVPWHRVVNAHGRISMSLSREGSDWIQRDLLLAEGIPVDTEGCLPLRQFLWHPDAHAGD, encoded by the coding sequence GTGGAACGCATCCCCCATGGTCGGTTGGCGACCTACGGCCAGATCGCTGAGTTGATCGGTGCCTTTGGTTGTGCGCGTCAGGTGGGTTGGGCGTTGCGGCGTCTCAAGCTCCCGTCCCCTGTCCCTTGGCACCGTGTGGTGAACGCTCACGGGCGGATTTCGATGAGCCTCAGCCGTGAGGGCAGTGACTGGATCCAGCGGGATCTTCTCCTGGCAGAGGGCATCCCGGTGGATACGGAAGGATGCTTGCCGCTGCGTCAGTTCCTCTGGCACCCGGACGCCCATGCTGGGGATTGA
- the trmH gene encoding tRNA (guanosine(18)-2'-O)-methyltransferase TrmH — MPLLPRRFERLKSVLNHRMADLTVLLEHVEKPHNLSAILRSCDAVGALEAHAVSFDGRPRTFNSTAQGSQKWVPLHDHPDTETAIRQLKAKGFRLYGTHLGVNAKDYRECDFTGPTAFVLGAEKWGLTDQARDLMDEAIFIPMRGMVQSLNVSVATATLLFEALRQRQVAGLAPTQGEGLKPEQYQQLLLEWSYPEVARWCQEQQRPYPALSEEGELMEELPRTVKLRC, encoded by the coding sequence ATGCCCCTGCTGCCGCGACGGTTTGAGCGGCTGAAATCCGTGCTGAACCACCGCATGGCAGATCTCACGGTGCTGCTCGAACACGTTGAGAAACCCCACAACCTCTCCGCCATCCTGCGCAGCTGCGACGCCGTCGGGGCACTGGAAGCCCACGCGGTGAGTTTCGACGGGCGGCCACGCACCTTCAACAGCACGGCCCAGGGCAGCCAGAAATGGGTGCCACTGCACGACCATCCCGATACCGAAACAGCCATCCGCCAGCTCAAAGCAAAAGGGTTCCGCCTCTACGGAACCCATCTTGGAGTGAATGCCAAGGACTACCGGGAGTGTGACTTCACCGGACCCACCGCCTTCGTACTCGGGGCCGAGAAATGGGGGCTAACCGATCAGGCCCGGGATCTGATGGATGAAGCGATCTTCATCCCCATGCGCGGCATGGTGCAGTCCCTGAACGTGTCGGTCGCCACCGCAACCCTGTTGTTTGAGGCGCTGCGCCAACGCCAGGTGGCCGGCCTGGCCCCAACCCAGGGAGAAGGCCTGAAGCCAGAGCAATACCAGCAGTTGCTGCTTGAGTGGTCCTACCCCGAGGTGGCTCGCTGGTGCCAGGAGCAGCAACGGCCTTACCCCGCCTTGAGTGAGGAGGGAGAGCTGATGGAGGAGTTACCGCGAACTGTGAAGCTACGATGCTGA
- a CDS encoding ABC transporter permease, whose protein sequence is MHLPEANLLVTRSLSTHMARWGLVIVGIYLLVALITPLLVGAGILPDANAGLENPIYSGPSWTHWCGTDRLGRDVCVRTMAGSGVALQVVLLAVGLALLVGVPLGMVSGYFGGAVDRLMVLLMDTLYTLPVLLLSVVLAFLLGKGIPNAAAALCVVYVPQYFRVVRNQTAQVKSELFVEAAQSLGAGPLWILRRYLFRNVITSVPVLLTLNAADAVLVLGGLGFLGLGLPETVPEWGGDLNLALAAVPTGVWWTALFPGLAMFVLVLGLSFLGEGIEAWVSGTEARPASD, encoded by the coding sequence ATGCATCTGCCCGAGGCCAACTTGCTCGTGACCCGCAGCCTCTCCACCCACATGGCTCGCTGGGGTCTGGTGATCGTGGGGATCTACCTGCTGGTGGCTTTGATAACGCCGTTGTTGGTGGGTGCTGGCATCCTTCCGGACGCCAATGCTGGCCTGGAAAACCCGATCTACTCCGGTCCCAGCTGGACCCATTGGTGTGGCACCGACCGGCTCGGCCGGGATGTGTGTGTGCGCACCATGGCAGGCAGTGGAGTGGCGCTTCAGGTGGTGTTGCTGGCGGTGGGTTTGGCCCTGCTGGTGGGTGTGCCCCTGGGCATGGTGAGTGGTTATTTCGGCGGTGCTGTCGATCGCCTGATGGTGCTGCTGATGGACACGCTCTACACGCTGCCGGTGTTGTTGCTTTCGGTGGTGTTGGCCTTTCTGCTGGGCAAGGGCATCCCCAATGCCGCCGCAGCCCTTTGCGTGGTGTACGTGCCGCAGTATTTCCGCGTGGTGCGCAACCAAACCGCACAGGTGAAGAGTGAGCTGTTTGTGGAGGCCGCCCAGAGCCTGGGGGCGGGGCCGCTCTGGATACTGCGGCGCTACTTGTTCCGCAATGTGATCACCTCAGTGCCAGTGCTGCTCACCCTCAATGCCGCCGACGCGGTGTTGGTGCTGGGGGGACTGGGATTTCTCGGTCTGGGCCTGCCGGAGACTGTTCCCGAATGGGGTGGTGATCTCAATCTGGCGCTGGCCGCAGTGCCCACTGGGGTGTGGTGGACGGCGCTCTTCCCTGGCCTGGCGATGTTTGTTTTGGTGCTGGGGCTGTCCTTCCTTGGGGAAGGCATCGAGGCCTGGGTGAGCGGCACAGAAGCCCGGCCCGCGTCAGACTGA
- the lepA gene encoding translation elongation factor 4: protein MTDAPVSRIRNFCIIAHIDHGKSTLADRLLQDTGTVANRDMQEQFLDNMDLERERGITIKLQAARMNYTAADGEEYVLNLIDTPGHVDFSYEVSRSLQACEGALLVVDASQGVEAQTLANVYLALDNDLEIIPVLNKIDLPGADPDRIKEEVEAIIGLDCDNAIPCSAKTGMGVPEILQAVVDRVPPPKDAVEEPTKALIFDSYYDPYRGVIVYFRVMSGRISCKDKVLLMASKKTYELDEIGIMAPDQKKVDELHAGEVGYLAASIKAVADARVGDTITLVNAPADEALPGYTEAKPMVFCGLFPTEADQYPDLRDALDKLQLSDAALKYEPETSSAMGFGFRCGFLGLLHMEIVQERLEREYDLDLIVTAPSVIYKVNMIDGSEVMVDNPATLPDPQKRESIEEPYVKMEIYAPNEYNGALMGLCQERRGDYIDMKYITTDRVTLIYELPLAEVVTDFFDQMKTRTQGYASMEYSLIGYRKNQLVRLDVLINGERADALTTIVHQDKAYNVGKALVEKLKELIPRQQFKIPIQASIGSRIIASTSISAIRKDVLAKCYGGDISRKKKLLKKQAKGKKRMKAMGKVDVPQEAFMAVLKLNDGGGS from the coding sequence ATGACCGACGCCCCCGTCTCACGGATCCGCAACTTCTGCATCATTGCCCACATCGACCACGGCAAGTCGACCCTGGCCGACCGCTTGCTGCAGGACACGGGAACCGTGGCCAACCGGGACATGCAGGAGCAGTTCCTGGACAACATGGATCTGGAGCGGGAGCGGGGGATCACGATCAAGCTCCAGGCCGCTCGGATGAACTACACGGCGGCCGATGGCGAGGAGTACGTCCTCAACCTGATCGACACCCCTGGCCACGTCGACTTCTCCTATGAGGTGAGCCGCAGCCTTCAGGCCTGTGAAGGGGCGCTGCTGGTGGTGGATGCCAGCCAGGGGGTGGAGGCACAGACCTTGGCAAACGTCTACCTGGCGCTGGACAACGATCTCGAGATCATCCCGGTGCTCAACAAGATCGATCTGCCTGGTGCGGATCCCGACCGGATCAAGGAAGAGGTCGAGGCGATCATCGGCCTCGATTGCGATAACGCCATTCCTTGTTCGGCCAAGACCGGAATGGGAGTGCCTGAAATTCTGCAGGCCGTGGTGGACCGGGTGCCTCCGCCGAAGGATGCAGTGGAGGAGCCCACCAAGGCGCTGATCTTCGATTCGTATTACGACCCCTACCGGGGAGTGATCGTTTATTTCCGGGTGATGAGCGGCCGGATCAGCTGCAAAGACAAAGTGCTGTTGATGGCCAGCAAGAAGACCTATGAGCTCGATGAGATCGGGATCATGGCGCCGGATCAGAAGAAGGTGGATGAGCTGCACGCCGGAGAGGTGGGCTATCTCGCGGCGTCGATCAAGGCCGTGGCTGATGCCCGCGTCGGCGACACCATCACCTTGGTGAATGCGCCGGCGGATGAGGCTTTGCCGGGTTACACCGAGGCCAAGCCAATGGTGTTCTGCGGCCTGTTCCCCACGGAGGCTGATCAGTACCCGGACCTGCGTGATGCTCTCGACAAACTGCAGCTTTCGGATGCGGCGCTGAAGTACGAGCCGGAAACCAGCAGCGCCATGGGCTTCGGTTTCCGCTGCGGCTTCCTCGGCTTGCTGCACATGGAGATCGTGCAGGAGCGGTTGGAGCGGGAGTACGACCTTGATCTGATAGTCACCGCGCCATCGGTGATCTACAAGGTGAACATGATCGATGGCTCCGAAGTGATGGTTGACAACCCCGCCACACTTCCCGATCCGCAGAAGCGCGAGTCAATCGAAGAGCCCTACGTGAAGATGGAGATCTATGCACCGAATGAATACAACGGCGCACTGATGGGCCTCTGCCAGGAACGGCGTGGCGATTACATCGACATGAAATACATCACCACCGATCGGGTGACGTTGATCTATGAATTACCACTGGCGGAAGTGGTGACCGACTTCTTCGATCAGATGAAGACGCGCACCCAGGGCTATGCCTCGATGGAATACAGCCTGATCGGCTACCGCAAGAACCAGTTGGTGCGTCTCGATGTGTTGATCAATGGCGAGCGGGCCGATGCCCTCACCACGATCGTCCACCAAGACAAGGCTTACAACGTGGGCAAGGCCTTGGTGGAGAAACTCAAGGAACTGATTCCCCGCCAGCAGTTCAAGATTCCGATTCAGGCTTCGATCGGTAGCCGAATCATTGCCTCCACCAGCATCAGTGCCATCCGCAAAGACGTGCTCGCTAAGTGCTACGGCGGCGATATCTCCAGGAAGAAGAAACTGCTGAAGAAGCAGGCCAAGGGCAAGAAACGAATGAAGGCCATGGGCAAGGTGGATGTGCCGCAGGAGGCCTTCATGGCGGTGCTCAAGCTCAATGATGGTGGTGGGAGCTAA
- a CDS encoding multidrug efflux SMR transporter, giving the protein MSNPWTLLLLAISAEVIGTSCLRLSEGMTRPLPTLLVFSAYALAMALLSKVVLSIPLGITYALWSGIGTVVIVLVGRFAYSQMLQPAQLIGIGLITAGVVLVNLGK; this is encoded by the coding sequence ATGAGCAATCCCTGGACCCTGTTGCTGCTGGCGATCAGCGCTGAGGTGATCGGCACCTCCTGCCTGCGCTTGTCGGAAGGCATGACCAGACCGCTTCCCACCCTGCTGGTGTTCAGCGCCTATGCCCTTGCAATGGCACTGCTCTCCAAGGTGGTGCTCAGCATCCCTTTAGGAATCACCTACGCCCTCTGGAGCGGCATCGGCACCGTGGTGATCGTGCTGGTGGGGCGCTTCGCCTACAGCCAGATGCTGCAGCCTGCGCAGTTGATCGGTATCGGCCTGATCACCGCTGGTGTGGTGTTGGTGAATCTGGGGAAATGA
- a CDS encoding malate:quinone oxidoreductase, whose translation MQHDGSFNPEARYDAVLVGAGIMSATLAALLHELDPQLRILLVERLEAPALESSAAVNNAGTGHAANCELNYTPIQADGTVATAKAVAINVSFERSLEFWGSLRERGDLVTSSFLHQAAHISAVWTPENIAFLRQRFSQLKELPAFARMRWSEDQSELTEWMPLVMAGRDLKQPVAATRIDRGTDVDFGTLTRAYLMPLQQSGALTVEYGTQVHDLKRLRRSDMTEADWRVVFKGPSGKKEVRTPFVFLGAGGGALPLLQRSGIPEAADFAGFPVSGLWLVCGDAQLADRQRAKVYGKAAVGAPPMSVPHLDTRWIDGKRSLLFGPFAGFSSKFLKQGSLLDLPASVRATNLVPMLQVGATNFELVQYLINQLRQSPAERHEALQQFMPTARAEDWTLSVAGQRVQIIKRSKQGGRLQLGTEVVASGDGSLAALLGASPGASTAVTIMLEVLQRCFKQRLDSEAWQQRLQALLPSIHEDPQQDPQALQRMRERSDALLGLTV comes from the coding sequence GTGCAGCACGACGGTTCGTTCAACCCAGAGGCCCGCTACGACGCCGTGCTGGTGGGCGCTGGAATCATGAGCGCCACCCTGGCGGCGCTGCTGCATGAACTCGACCCGCAGCTGCGGATTCTTCTGGTGGAGCGCCTCGAAGCGCCTGCTCTCGAGAGCAGCGCTGCGGTGAACAATGCCGGCACCGGTCATGCCGCCAACTGCGAGCTGAATTACACCCCGATTCAGGCGGATGGAACGGTGGCGACGGCCAAAGCGGTGGCCATCAATGTTTCGTTTGAACGCAGCCTCGAGTTCTGGGGGTCGTTGCGGGAGCGGGGCGACCTCGTCACCAGCAGCTTTCTCCACCAGGCGGCCCACATCAGCGCTGTGTGGACGCCGGAGAACATTGCCTTTCTGCGGCAGCGCTTCAGCCAGCTGAAGGAGCTGCCGGCCTTTGCCCGGATGCGCTGGAGCGAAGACCAAAGCGAGCTCACCGAATGGATGCCCCTGGTGATGGCGGGGCGCGATCTCAAGCAGCCGGTGGCGGCCACGCGCATTGATCGAGGCACGGACGTTGATTTCGGCACCCTCACCAGGGCCTACCTGATGCCCTTGCAGCAGAGCGGAGCGCTCACTGTTGAGTACGGCACTCAGGTGCACGACCTCAAACGTCTTCGCCGCAGCGACATGACTGAGGCTGACTGGCGCGTGGTGTTCAAGGGGCCCTCGGGCAAAAAAGAAGTGCGGACTCCTTTTGTTTTCCTCGGTGCCGGTGGTGGTGCCCTGCCGCTGCTGCAACGTTCCGGGATCCCAGAGGCGGCTGATTTCGCTGGCTTCCCAGTGAGTGGCCTCTGGTTGGTTTGTGGTGACGCGCAGCTGGCCGATCGTCAGCGGGCCAAGGTCTACGGCAAGGCGGCGGTGGGGGCTCCACCGATGTCGGTGCCCCACCTCGACACCCGCTGGATTGATGGCAAGCGTTCGCTGTTGTTCGGCCCGTTTGCCGGCTTCAGCAGCAAGTTCCTCAAGCAGGGCTCCCTGCTGGATCTGCCCGCTTCCGTGCGTGCCACCAATCTGGTGCCGATGCTTCAGGTGGGTGCCACCAACTTTGAGCTGGTGCAGTACCTGATCAATCAGCTGCGCCAGAGCCCTGCGGAGCGGCATGAGGCGCTGCAGCAGTTCATGCCCACCGCCCGCGCCGAAGACTGGACCCTCTCGGTGGCAGGCCAGCGGGTGCAGATCATCAAACGCAGCAAGCAGGGCGGACGGCTGCAGCTGGGAACGGAAGTGGTGGCGTCCGGCGATGGCTCCTTGGCAGCGCTGCTGGGGGCCTCCCCAGGAGCGAGCACGGCGGTGACGATTATGTTGGAGGTGCTGCAGCGCTGCTTCAAGCAACGGCTCGACAGCGAAGCCTGGCAGCAGCGGCTGCAAGCCCTGTTGCCCAGCATCCATGAAGACCCTCAGCAGGATCCGCAGGCGCTGCAGCGGATGCGGGAGCGCAGTGATGCCTTGCTGGGGCTTACCGTCTGA
- a CDS encoding NifU family protein: MSTETMALTLENVEKVLDELRPFLMADGGNVEVVELDGPIVKVRLQGACGSCPSSTMTLKMGIERKMRESIPEVSEVVQVL, from the coding sequence ATGAGCACTGAAACCATGGCCCTCACGCTTGAGAACGTGGAAAAGGTGCTGGATGAGCTGCGCCCCTTCCTGATGGCCGACGGCGGCAACGTTGAAGTGGTGGAACTGGACGGCCCGATCGTGAAGGTGCGCCTGCAGGGCGCCTGCGGCAGCTGCCCCAGCAGCACGATGACCTTGAAGATGGGCATCGAACGCAAGATGCGTGAATCGATTCCGGAAGTGAGCGAAGTGGTGCAGGTGCTTTGA